In one Massilia endophytica genomic region, the following are encoded:
- a CDS encoding sigma 54-interacting transcriptional regulator, whose product MMANGAHLLLVDDDADLLRLLSMRLTANGYRVTAVDSAEAALARMSIELPAMVISDIRLPERDGMALFQQIRSEYPALPVILLTAHGTIPDAVEATTLGAYAYLTKPFDAKVLLERIEQALSMTAPSASHTSRDDEWRAEIISRSQSMAELLAEARLVAASDASVLIRGESGTGKELLARAIHRASRRAKAPFIAVNCGAIPEQLLESELFGHVKGAFTGAVASREGLVQAADGGTLFLDEIGDMPLLLQVKLLRVLQERVVRQLGSDNGRPVDVRVLSATHRDLDAAMLEGQFREDLYYRLNVITLTLPPLSQRREDIGLLATQFLQSLAAKYQKTVNGFAPDALEALTRASWPGNVRQLYNVVEHVCALATAPLVPLSLVQRALRVPSLEVLSYTEAKQRFERNYLVQLLKLTDGNVADAARLAERNRTEFYRLLQKYDLNASQFRGDGPPVAEERQE is encoded by the coding sequence ATGATGGCGAACGGCGCCCATCTCCTCCTGGTCGACGACGATGCCGACCTGCTGCGCCTGCTCTCCATGCGGCTCACCGCCAACGGCTACCGCGTGACGGCCGTGGACAGCGCGGAGGCGGCCCTCGCCCGCATGTCCATCGAACTGCCTGCCATGGTCATCAGCGATATCCGCCTGCCCGAACGCGACGGCATGGCCCTGTTCCAGCAGATCCGCAGCGAATACCCTGCCCTGCCCGTGATCCTGCTGACCGCGCACGGCACCATTCCCGATGCGGTGGAGGCCACGACGCTTGGCGCCTACGCCTACCTCACCAAGCCTTTCGATGCGAAGGTGCTGCTGGAACGCATCGAGCAGGCCCTCAGCATGACGGCGCCCAGCGCATCGCACACCTCGCGGGACGACGAATGGCGCGCGGAGATCATCAGCCGCAGCCAGTCCATGGCGGAGCTGCTGGCGGAGGCCCGCCTCGTCGCGGCATCGGATGCGAGCGTGCTGATACGCGGAGAGAGCGGCACGGGCAAGGAGCTGCTGGCCCGCGCCATCCACCGCGCCAGCCGCCGCGCCAAGGCGCCCTTCATCGCCGTCAACTGCGGGGCGATACCGGAACAGCTGCTGGAGTCGGAACTGTTCGGCCATGTGAAAGGCGCCTTCACGGGCGCCGTGGCGAGCCGCGAAGGCCTGGTGCAGGCGGCGGATGGGGGCACGCTCTTCCTCGACGAAATCGGCGACATGCCCTTGCTGCTGCAGGTGAAGCTGCTGCGTGTACTGCAGGAGCGCGTGGTGCGCCAGCTGGGATCGGACAACGGCCGCCCGGTCGACGTGCGCGTGCTCTCCGCCACCCACCGCGACCTGGACGCGGCCATGCTGGAAGGCCAGTTCCGCGAAGACCTTTACTACCGCCTGAACGTCATCACGCTCACCTTGCCGCCCCTGTCGCAGCGGCGCGAGGATATCGGCCTGCTGGCCACGCAGTTCCTGCAATCCCTGGCGGCGAAATACCAGAAGACCGTGAACGGTTTCGCGCCGGACGCGCTGGAAGCGCTGACGCGCGCCTCGTGGCCGGGCAACGTGCGCCAGCTCTACAACGTTGTGGAACATGTATGCGCGCTGGCCACGGCGCCCCTGGTGCCGCTCTCGCTGGTCCAGCGCGCCTTGCGGGTGCCCTCGCTGGAAGTGCTCAGCTATACGGAAGCGAAGCAGCGCTTCGAGCGCAACTATCTCGTGCAGCTGCTCAAGCTGACGGATGGCAATGTCGCCGACGCGGCCCGGCTCGCCGAGCGTAACCGCACGGAGTTCTACCGCCTGCTCCAGAAATACGACCTCAACGCCAGCCAGTTCAGGGGGGACGGTCCACCTGTCGCCGAGGAGCGACAAGAATAG
- a CDS encoding BON domain-containing protein, with amino-acid sequence MTHTKLIASLLAAATMGAASLTVIAAEPQQDAAMAGAAAATGDTALTSKVKAALADQKQIGVTTNQGVVVLTGTVASTDEGTKAIQAASAVAGVKEVKSELTVASK; translated from the coding sequence ATGACGCATACCAAACTGATCGCCTCCCTGCTGGCCGCTGCCACCATGGGTGCCGCTTCGCTGACCGTCATTGCTGCCGAGCCGCAACAAGATGCCGCGATGGCGGGCGCCGCTGCGGCGACCGGGGATACCGCGCTGACTTCCAAGGTGAAGGCTGCGCTGGCAGACCAGAAACAAATCGGTGTCACGACCAACCAGGGCGTGGTGGTGCTGACGGGCACCGTTGCCAGCACCGATGAAGGCACGAAGGCGATCCAGGCGGCATCCGCCGTGGCCGGTGTGAAGGAAGTGAAGAGCGAACTGACCGTCGCTAGCAAGTGA
- a CDS encoding homoserine dehydrogenase, with protein MKSIKVGLLGVGNVGGGTFDVLKRNQEEIRRRAGRGIEVVAVSARNLERARQRTNGEVKVVADPFDIVNDPAIDIVVELIGGYDTAKELVLKAIANGKHVVTANKALLAVHGNEIFKAAQEKGVMVAFEAAVAGGIPIIKALREGLTANRIEWIAGIINGTTNFILSEMRDKGLDFGTVLKQAQELGYAEADPTFDIEGVDAAHKATIMSAIAFGIPVQFSKAHVEGITKLEAVDIRYAEQLGYRIKLLGIAKRARVNGTEGIELRVHPTLIPSKRLIANVEGAMNAVLVQGDAIGATLYYGKGAGAEPTASAVIADLVDITRLATADPEHRVPHLAFQPNELADIAILPMAEVTTSYYLRMRVADQPGVLADLTRILADGSISIDAMLQKEPAEGETHADIIMLTHQSQEKNVQAAIARMEGLPTVLGSVTKIRLENLA; from the coding sequence ATGAAATCCATCAAAGTAGGCCTGCTGGGTGTAGGCAATGTGGGCGGCGGCACCTTCGACGTCCTGAAACGCAACCAGGAAGAGATCCGCCGCCGCGCGGGCCGCGGCATCGAAGTCGTTGCGGTATCGGCGCGCAACCTGGAGCGCGCGAGGCAGCGCACGAACGGCGAAGTGAAGGTGGTGGCCGATCCCTTCGACATCGTCAACGATCCCGCAATCGATATCGTCGTTGAACTGATCGGCGGCTACGACACCGCGAAGGAGCTGGTGCTGAAGGCCATCGCCAACGGCAAGCACGTGGTCACCGCCAACAAGGCCCTGCTGGCCGTGCACGGCAACGAGATCTTCAAGGCCGCGCAGGAAAAAGGCGTGATGGTGGCCTTCGAGGCTGCCGTTGCAGGCGGCATCCCCATCATCAAGGCGCTGCGCGAAGGCCTCACCGCCAACCGCATCGAATGGATCGCGGGCATCATCAACGGCACCACCAACTTCATTCTCTCCGAAATGCGCGACAAGGGCCTGGACTTCGGCACCGTGCTGAAACAGGCGCAGGAGCTGGGCTATGCGGAAGCCGATCCCACCTTCGACATCGAAGGCGTGGACGCGGCGCACAAGGCCACCATCATGTCCGCCATCGCATTCGGTATTCCCGTGCAGTTCTCCAAGGCGCACGTGGAAGGCATCACCAAGCTCGAAGCCGTGGATATCCGCTATGCCGAGCAGCTGGGCTACCGCATCAAGCTGCTGGGCATTGCCAAGCGCGCACGCGTGAACGGCACGGAAGGCATCGAGCTGCGCGTGCACCCCACGCTGATTCCATCCAAGCGCCTGATCGCGAATGTGGAAGGGGCCATGAACGCCGTGCTGGTGCAGGGCGACGCCATCGGCGCCACGCTCTACTACGGCAAGGGCGCGGGCGCCGAGCCTACCGCTTCCGCCGTGATCGCGGACCTGGTGGATATCACCCGCCTGGCCACAGCCGACCCCGAGCACCGCGTGCCGCACCTGGCCTTCCAGCCGAACGAGCTGGCGGACATCGCCATCCTGCCGATGGCCGAAGTGACCACATCCTACTACCTGCGCATGCGCGTGGCCGACCAGCCTGGCGTGCTGGCCGACCTCACCCGCATCCTGGCGGACGGCTCGATCTCCATCGACGCCATGCTGCAGAAGGAGCCGGCGGAAGGCGAAACCCACGCCGACATCATCATGCTCACGCACCAGTCGCAGGAAAAGAACGTGCAGGCGGCCATCGCCCGCATGGAAGGCCTGCCCACGGTGCTGGGCAGCGTGACCAAGATCCGCCTCGAAAACCTCGCGTAA
- a CDS encoding pyridoxal phosphate-dependent aminotransferase gives MRPIQKSNKLAEVCYEIRGPVPEKARQMEEEGHKITKLNIGNLAVFGFDPPDEIVHDMMVNLPNAAGYTDSKGMFAPRKAVMHYTQSKNIAGVSIDDIYLGNGASELIVMSMNALLNNGDEVLVPAPDYPLWTAAVSLSGGRPVHYICDEQQDWYPDIEDMRRKITPNTKAIVVINPNNPTGALYPDEVLLQIIELARQHQLIIYADEIYDKVLYDGAQHTSIASLCEDLLCVTFNGLSKNYRSCGYRAGWMVVSGEKRHAKDYIEGLNMLASMRLCANAPGQFAIQTALGGYQSIQDLVGPGGRLLKQRDLAYQLLTDIPGVSVVKPKAALYMFPRLDPKVYPIADDQQFAYDLLAETKVLVVQGTGFNWISPDHFRVVFLPNTDDMTDAFGRIARFLDGYRKRQG, from the coding sequence TTGCGACCGATTCAGAAATCGAACAAGCTGGCTGAAGTTTGCTATGAGATCCGTGGTCCCGTGCCCGAAAAGGCGCGCCAGATGGAAGAAGAGGGCCACAAGATCACCAAGCTGAACATCGGCAACCTGGCGGTGTTCGGCTTCGACCCGCCCGACGAGATCGTGCACGACATGATGGTGAACCTGCCCAATGCGGCAGGCTACACCGACTCGAAGGGCATGTTTGCACCGCGCAAGGCGGTGATGCACTACACCCAGAGCAAGAACATTGCGGGCGTGAGCATCGACGACATCTACCTCGGCAACGGCGCCTCGGAGCTCATCGTGATGTCGATGAACGCGCTGCTGAACAACGGCGACGAGGTGCTGGTGCCCGCGCCGGATTATCCCCTGTGGACCGCGGCCGTCAGCCTGTCCGGCGGCCGCCCCGTGCACTATATCTGCGACGAGCAGCAGGACTGGTATCCCGACATCGAGGACATGCGGCGCAAGATCACGCCCAATACCAAGGCCATCGTCGTCATCAACCCGAACAACCCGACCGGCGCGCTGTATCCGGACGAGGTGCTGCTGCAGATTATCGAGCTGGCGCGCCAGCACCAGCTCATCATCTACGCCGACGAAATCTACGACAAGGTGCTGTACGATGGCGCCCAGCACACTTCCATCGCCTCCCTGTGCGAGGACCTGCTGTGCGTGACCTTCAACGGCCTGTCCAAGAACTACCGTTCCTGCGGCTACCGCGCCGGCTGGATGGTGGTGTCGGGCGAGAAGAGACACGCGAAAGACTATATCGAAGGCCTGAACATGCTGGCCTCGATGCGCCTGTGCGCGAACGCACCGGGCCAGTTTGCCATCCAGACTGCGCTCGGCGGCTACCAGAGCATACAAGACCTGGTGGGCCCCGGCGGGCGGCTGCTGAAGCAGCGCGACCTGGCATACCAGCTGCTGACCGACATTCCCGGCGTCAGCGTGGTCAAGCCCAAGGCAGCGCTGTACATGTTCCCCCGTCTTGATCCGAAGGTCTATCCGATCGCGGACGACCAGCAGTTCGCCTACGATCTGCTGGCAGAAACCAAGGTCCTGGTGGTCCAGGGTACGGGCTTCAACTGGATATCGCCGGATCACTTCCGCGTGGTGTTCCTGCCCAATACCGACGACATGACGGACGCCTTCGGACGCATTGCGCGCTTCCTGGACGGCTACCGGAAACGGCAGGGCTGA
- a CDS encoding Mth938-like domain-containing protein, which yields MKLHASSTQQYQTITGYFPGGVEINAKPYDASLLVLPEVAPRPWPVENFASLTVEHFEQLLAEQPDVVILGTGERQRFVHPRLSAPLTSRQIGVECMDTNAACRTYNILMGEGRKVLLALIIEKS from the coding sequence ATGAAGCTTCACGCCAGTTCTACCCAGCAATATCAAACCATTACGGGTTATTTCCCCGGCGGCGTCGAGATCAACGCCAAGCCCTACGACGCCAGCCTGCTGGTGCTGCCCGAGGTCGCGCCCCGCCCCTGGCCGGTGGAGAACTTCGCCTCCCTCACGGTGGAGCACTTCGAGCAGCTGCTGGCCGAGCAGCCGGACGTCGTCATCCTGGGCACCGGGGAGCGCCAGCGCTTCGTGCATCCGCGCCTGAGCGCGCCGCTCACCAGCCGCCAGATCGGCGTGGAGTGCATGGACACGAACGCCGCCTGCCGCACCTACAACATCCTGATGGGCGAAGGGCGCAAGGTGCTGCTCGCCCTCATCATCGAAAAGTCTTGA
- a CDS encoding peroxiredoxin — protein sequence MADFSAPMTGGQTFQLSGRPAKSTVLFFYPKDNTPGCTTENMAFRDLHDKFTAAGAEVYGVSRDSLRSHEGFKAKLGLPFELISDPDEALCQIFNVMKLKKMYGKEVRGIERSTFVIDANGRLVKEWRGVKVPNHVDEVLEFVARQG from the coding sequence ATCGCCGACTTTTCCGCTCCCATGACGGGCGGACAGACCTTCCAGCTCTCCGGCCGTCCGGCCAAGTCCACCGTGCTGTTCTTCTACCCCAAGGACAATACCCCGGGCTGCACCACGGAGAACATGGCCTTCCGCGACCTGCACGACAAGTTCACCGCCGCGGGCGCCGAGGTGTATGGCGTGAGCCGCGACTCCCTGCGTTCGCACGAAGGCTTCAAGGCCAAGCTGGGCCTGCCTTTCGAGCTCATTTCCGACCCCGACGAGGCGCTGTGCCAGATCTTCAATGTCATGAAGCTGAAAAAAATGTATGGCAAAGAAGTACGGGGAATCGAGCGCAGCACGTTTGTCATTGACGCAAACGGCCGATTGGTGAAAGAATGGAGAGGCGTGAAAGTACCTAATCACGTGGACGAAGTGCTGGAATTTGTAGCGCGTCAGGGCTGA